The Erythrolamprus reginae isolate rEryReg1 chromosome 3, rEryReg1.hap1, whole genome shotgun sequence genome contains a region encoding:
- the LOC139164976 gene encoding DGAT1/2-independent enzyme synthesizing storage lipids-like — protein MDFYLYSLISNMTEENIYYTLGNEFTFWSTCILEGCKGFIVYPLTFIVILIILYYPILFGFFLMVVYNAILFLWKKIGNLPDDIESKKWDKPKRFLTLAAKWHGKILHGYEVSGVENLPKEPAIFVYYHGAHPIDNYLFVHKIYRLTGKFLYSVVDHALFHLPGVNLFLAVHNTIHPTREQSINLLKKGHQMTVAPGGVREQNYGNNHYKLIWCQRKGFAHIAINAKVPIVPLFTQNIREGYIAYGNIRPMRWLYERKKWITFPMYGLFPVKLITHIGKPIPCDQDITPEKLAEKTQRAIEALRDKHQKIPGSVLHAFQQRFEKCNNEKQ, from the exons ATGGATTTCTATTTATATAGTCTGATTTCCAACATGACAgaggaaaatatatattatacCTTAGGAAATGAATTTACCTTCTGGTCAACTTGCATTTTGGAAGGATGTAAAGGCTTTATCGTATATCCCTTAACTTTTATAGTAATTCTGATAATTTTATATTATCCCATTTTGTTTGGATTCTTTCTAATGGTTGTCTACAATGCAATACTTTTTTTATGGAAAAAAATTGGCAATCTGCCAGATGATATCGAGAGTAAAAAATGGGACAAGCCAAAGCGATTTTTGACATTGGCAGCTAAGTGGCATGGCAAAATATTGCATG GTTATGAGGTTTCTGGAGTAGAAAATCTACCAAAAGAACCAGCGATCTTTGTTTATTACCATGGAGCCCACCCAATCGACAACTATTTATTTGTTCATAAGATTTATAGACTTACTGGGAAATTCCTGTATTCTGTGGTAGATCATGCTCTTTTTCATCTACCAG GAGTAAATCTGTTCCTTGCAGTCCATAACACTATTCATCCCACAAGAGAACAGAGTATAAATCTTCTGAAAAAAGGTCACCAGATGACGGTTGCACCAGGAGGAGTGCGAGAGCAGAACTATGGAAATAACCATTACAAACTAATTTGGTGCCAACGGAAAGGATTTGCTCACATAGCCATAAATGCAAAAGTG cCAATCGTCCCTTTGTTTACACAAAATATTAGAGAAGGCTATATAGCATATGGAAATATAA GACCAATGAGATGGTTATATGAGCGAAAAAAATGGATCACCTTTCCAATGTATGGATTATTTCCAGTTAAACTTATAACCCATATTGGAAAACCAATTCCATGTGACCAAGATATAACTCCTGAAAAATTAGCCGAAAAA ACTCAAAGGGCAATAGAGGCTTTACGGGACAAACACCAGAAAATCCCAGGAAGCGTATTGCATGCTTTTCAGCAACGCTTTGAGAAATGTAACAACGAAAAACAATGA